The genomic stretch CGGGCGCGTCGGATCAGCCGGGGTTTTTACATAGGAGGTGGTGACGATCACCGCCTCGGCCTTGCCCGCGTCATCCGACAGGATGGTGTCGGCGATGGTCGCGCGGTAGGCGATGCGTTGGCCGCCAAAGGTACCGGCAAGATCGCGGGTGCGCGACTGCCGCTCCGGCGCAGGCTTGGCGGCGGCCTCAGGCTTGGGCGCGTCCTGCGCAGCGGTGGGATGGGCGAGGGCGAGCGTGCTGACAGCGGCCAGCGCGGTGAGGAATCGGGCGTTCATGGGAGTGTGGGTTGGCAGGGTTGCGAGTGGGGTTCAAGCGTCCCTCAAGCCTTGCCACCAAACTTAATTCCGTGCGTCAGGCAGCGCGAGGTTGGATACGCTCCAACTCTCCATTGAGCGCGCGTTTGGCCGTGCGGAGTTCACAATCGATCTGAAGGCCCATGAAAAACCCTTCCGACATGCGGAAATAGCGGGCGAGTCGCAGATCTAGTTCACCGTCGATGCGCTTTGAGCCGTCGATGACGGATTGAAGCCGCGCCGGATCGACCGCAATGGCCGTCGCCAAGGAAGTAGCATCTAATTCGTAGGGCTCCATGAATTCCGATAAGAGCAATTCGCCCGCATGCGGAATGTGCAGCCAGTCCGAGGTGTCAATGATAGTCGACGATTTCGACACCGTGAGCTTCTCCGTTTTCGAACACGAAGCATATACGCCATTGCCTGTTTATGGAAACAGAATGCTGACCGGAGCGGTCACCGGTGAGTGGGTGGAGCCGGTTCGACGGCGGGTTGCGCAGATCGTCGATGGTCTTGACCCGATTAAGCAGCGCCAATTTTGCAAGCGCGCGCTGTTGAATGTCAGCGGGTAACTTGCGGCTGACGCAACCCCGCCAGATGCGTTCGGTTTCCTTGCAGGCGAAAGATCGGATCATGGCAGAACCCAGAAAAACCAAATTGCCTAGCCATGTTAGTGTCCGATCATAAAATCTCAAAATCTCACGTTTGTCGGATGTCGCTGCAATCCGTTGAAAAGATTGATTTGTCCACGCTCAAGGCTTCCCACCCACCCGCTTGGCCCGCACTTTCCCATACCGCGTCTTGCGCGTCCCCGGCTTGCCCTCATTGCTCCGCCCCACGATCGGTGCGCGCTTGTCTTTGTCGGGGATGCCCAGTTCGTCCGCTTCCAGCCGCCGGATTTCGTCGCGCAACCGGCCCGCTTCTTCGAACTCCAGGTTCGCCGCCGCGTTGCGCATCCGCTTTTCGAGGTCTTCGATGTAGCTGCGCAGGTTGTGGCCGACGAGGTTGTTGCGCTCCGGATCGCCGGTGTCCACCAACACGCTATCCTGTGCGGCGGAATGGGCGACGATGTCGTGGATGTTGCGCTTGATGGTCTGCGGCGTGATGCCGTGTTCCGCATTGAACGCTTCCTGCCTTGATCGGCGGCGATCTGTCTCTGCCAGCGCACGCTCCATGCTGCCGGTGATGCGATCGGCATAGAGGATCACCCGGCCATCGACGTTGCGCGCCGCGCGGCCGATGGTCTGGATCAGCGAGGTTTCGCTGCGTAGGAAGCCTTCCTTGTCGGCGTCCAAAATCGCCACCAGTCCGCATTCGGGGATGTCGAGGCCTTCGCGTAGCAGGTTGATCCCGATCAGCACGTCATAGACGCCAAGCCGCAAATCGCGGATCAGCTCGATGCGCTCCAGCGTCTCGACGTCCGAGTGCATATAGCGCACCCGCACCCCGGCCTCGTGCATGAATTCGGTGAGGTCTTCCGCCATCCTCTTGGTCAGCGTCGTCACCAAAGTGCGGTAACCCTTGGCGGCAGTCGCTTTGCATTCGACAATGCAGTCCTGCACCTGATCTTCGACCGGGCGGATTTCGACCGGCGGATCGATCAGGCCAGTGGGGCGAATGACCTGTTCGGCAAAGACGCCACCGGTCTGGTCCATTTCCCAATGGCCGGGCGTGGCGCTGACCGCGAAAGTCTGCGGGCGCATTGCGTCCCATTCGTTGAAGCGCAGCGGGCGGTTGTCGATGCAGCTGGGCAGGCGGAAGCCATATTCAGCGAGCGTCAGCTTGCGGCGGTGGTCCCCTTTGGCCATCGCGCCGATCTGCGGCACGGTCTGGTGGCTTTCATCGACGAACAGCAGCGCGTTTTCGGGCAGGTATTCGAACAAAGTCGGCGGGGGCTCGCCGGGGAGCCGCCCGGTGAGGAAGCGCGAATAGTTCTCGATCCCGGCGCAGCTCCCCGTCGCCGCGATCATCTCCAGATCGAAATGCGTGCGCTGTTCCAACCGCTGGCGTTCGAGCAGCTTGCCTTCGATCTCCAGCTCCTTGAGCCGTTCCTCCAGCTCGAATTTGATCGCAGCCGCCGCCTGTTTCATCGTCGGCCCCGGCGTCACATAGTGCGAATTGGCATAGACCCGCACCTTTTCCAGCTTCGCGCCCTTGGTGCCGGTGAGGGGATCGAATTCGGCGATCTCCTCGATCTCGTCACCGAAGAAGCTGATGCGCCAGGCCATGTCCTCGTAGTGCGAGGGGAAGATTTCGAGACTATCGCCGCGCACCCGGAAATTGCCGCGGGTGAAGCTGGCATCGTTGCGCTTGTATTGCAGGGCGACCAGCTTGCGGATCAGCTCGCGCTGGTCGACCGTCTCGCCCAGCTTGATGTCGAAAATCATCGCCGAATAGGTTTCGACCGAGCCGATCCCGTAGAGGCACGAAACCGAGGCGACGATGATCACGTCGTCGCGTTCCAGCAGCGCGCGGGTGGCCGAGTGGCGCATCCGGTCGATCGCTTCGTTTACGCTGGATTCCTTCTCGATATAGGTATCGGAGCGCGGGACGTAGGCTTCGGGCTGGTAGTAGTCGTAATAGCTGACGAAATATTCGACCGCGTTCTCGGGGAAGAAGCTCTTGAATTCGCCATATAACTGCGCGGCGAGGATCTTGTTGGGCGCAAGGATCAGCGCGGGGCGCTGCAAGGTTTCGATCACCTTGGCCATCGTGAAAGTCTTGCCGCTGCCGGTGACGCCGAGCAGCACCTGCGTCTTCTCGCCCGCCAGCGCGCTTTGGGTCAGTTCGGCAATTGCCGTCGGCTGATCGCCCGCCGGTTCGTATTCCGAGACCAGCTTGAACGGAATGCCGCCCATCGACTTGTCGGGACGTTGGGGGCGGTGCGGGGTAAAGTCCGCGCCCGTTTCGGGCTCGTCCAGTCCGCGGCGGATCACGAGTTGGGCCATATTATTGTTATGGGGAACAAAGCAGGGACGTGCAAGGCGGCTTCCAGGCACCGGCGCTCTTTTCGTGGCACGATTTGCTGCTAGATCGGTTATCAACGCGAAACGCTGGAGGAGACGACAATATGAAGCGCATGACCATTATCGCCGCAGCCAGTGCGGCTCTGCTTGTCGGTTGTTCCGGCGGCAAGACGGATGCTGACGGCAATGGCGAAATCAGCGCCAAGGAAGTCGCCGACAAGGCTCAAGCCGAAGGAATCAAGCCGCAGCCCGGGCTATACAAGGCCACCATCACCATGACCGGGATCGACGTTCCGGGAATGCCTGCTGACATGAAGGGCCACGGTGCCGGTGCGACCACCACCAGCGAAGATTGCCTGACGGCTGAAGACGTCGACAAGGGTTTCGAGGAATTGGTCAAGAAGGGCCAGAATGGCGAGTGCGCCTATGAAAGCTTCAACCTCAACGGCGGCAAGCTGGACGCTGTCATGGTCTGCAAGACCCCCGAGGGCGAAGCGCGCATGTCCATGACCGGCACCACCACCCCGACCTCGTCCGAATACAACGCCAGCACCAAGATGAACTTCGAAGGCATGGGCGAAGGCACGATGAGCTTCAAGGTCAAGCACGAGCGGGTCGGTGACTGCCCCGCGAAGTAAAGGGCATTAATGCGCGGTTCCATTGTTACACTTCAGGGAACATTAATCGGTTTCGCTCTTTAAACTGTCACATGACACCGCAGCGCTTCGTCCCTGAGCTTTCCCGCATCCCGTCTCCGCTGGTCGCAGCGGCGACGGCTGCTGGCGCGCAGGCGAGGCAGGCCTATGCGGCGACGGCGATGGCCCGGCGGGTCGCGCTCGCGCGGGAAGCCTGTCCTGAGGAATTCGAAGCGGGCAAGCCGCGCCTGATGCGCTTGCTGGGCGAAGCTGACGTGCTGCTCGAACCGCTGCGCCGTGCCAAGCGCAAGCCTGCCGCCCTAGCCACCGCCAACCCGCAGGTGGCGATGATCATCCCCGGCTTTGGCGCGAGTCCGCTGCGGATGCGCTATCTTGCACGGCAGCTCGAAAGCGCGGGCCATGTGGTCAAGCGCTGGGGGCAAGGCCGCAACTGGGGTCCCGATCCCGTCCGCTTCGACCAGATCGAGGCGCGCCTGGTTGAACTGCACGAACGGCACGGGCGTCCGGTCGTGCTGATCGGCTGGAGCCTCGGCGGGCTCTACGCGCGCGAGATTGCCAAGCGTCAGCCGCAGGCGGTCGCCAAGGTTGTAACGATGGGCTCGCCCTTTTCGGGGAGCCCGCGCGCCAATAATGTGTGGCGTGCCTACCAGTTCATCACTGGCCATTCGGTCGATGCCCCGCCGGTCGAGGCCATGCTGGCCGTCAAACCGCCGGTTGAAACGGTGGCGCTGTGGAGCGCCAATGACGGCGTGATCGCCCCGCGCTGCGCGGCCGGCCGTCCCGGTGAGCGTGACCGTGCGATCCCGCTGCGCTGCACGCATATGGGTTTCACCTATGATGCCCAGGTGATCCAGACCCTGCTCAGCGAGCTTGAAACCACCCGCATCTGACGCTTTTTCAGCGATCTTGCGCAAACTGACATGGCCGCTTTCCTTTTGTGAAAGGCCGGTTAGATTGTGCGCTGCACCTAAGGGCAAAAAGCTCTGAAAAAAGCGTGCGGGGGTCAATGGACGCGAGTAGCAGCAATTTCGACGAGATGTTCGATAGCGATGGCCGCACGCGGCCAGCCTATGCTGAATATTGTCGCTGGTATAACGAGCAGCCGCCCGAATTCCTGCGCCGCAAGAACCGCGAGGCGGATGATAGCTTTCGCCGCACCGGCATCACCTTCAACGTCTATGGCGAGGATGCGGCGGAAGAGCGCCTGATCCCGTTCGACATGGTGCCGCGGATCATCACCGCGAGCGAGTGGCGCAAGCTATCGCGCGGGATCGAACAGCGGGTGCGGGCGCTCAATTCGTTCCTCTATGATCTTTATCACCGGCAGGAAATCGTCCGCGCCGGGCGTCTGCCGGAGCGTTTGCTGCGCACCAATGACGCATGGCTCGCCAACATGGTCGGCTTCACCCCGCCCGGCGGGATTTACACCCACATCGTCGGGATCGACCTCGTTCGCACCGGGCCGGACGAGTTCTTCGTGCTGGAGGACAATGCGCGCACGCCGTCGGGCGTCTCCTACATGCTGGAAAACCGCGAGACGATGATGGGGATGTTCCCCGATCTGTTCAGCCGCGTGGCGGTGGAGAGCGTGTCGAACTACCCGCGCCGCCTTGCCCGCAGTCTCGCCGCCTGCGTCCCGCCCGCGTTCACCGGCGGCAAGCCGACCGTCGCGGTGCTGACGCCGGGGATCTACAATTCCGCCTATTTTGAGCACGCCTTCCTCGCCGATCAGATGGGCGCAGAACTGGTTGAGGGCAGCGATCTGCGCGTGGTGGGCGGCCGTGTGCAGATGCGCACCACCCGCGGCTACCAGCCCATCGACGTGCTCTATCGCCGGGTCGATGACGAATATCTCGATCCGCTCACCTTCAACCCCGATAGCGCGCTCGGCGTGCCGGGGATCATGGATGTGTACCGCGCGGGCGGAATCACCATCGCCAATGCGCCCGGCACCGGGGTGGCCGATGACAAGGCGATCTACAGCTTCATGCCGGAAATCGTCGAATTCTATACCGGCGAAAAGCCCCTGCTGCCCAACGTCCAGACCTGGCGCTGCGCAGACAAGGACGCGCTTGGCTACGTGCTCGACAATCTGGCCGAACTGGTGGTCAAGGAAGTGCACGGATCGGGCGGCTACGGGATGCTGATCGGGCCGACCTCGTCCAAGCGCGAGATCGAGGCTTTCCGCGCCAAGCTGGTTGCCCGGCCGGAGAATTACATCGCCCAGCCCACACTCGCGCTGTCGACCTGCCCGATTTACACCGCCAAGGGCCTCGCCCCCCGGCACCTTGATCTCAGACCCTTTGTGCTGGTCTCGCCCGAGGGGATCGACATCACGCCCGGCGGGTTGACGCGGGTGGCGCTGAAGAAGGGTTCGCTGGTGGTGAACTCCTCGCAGGGCGGGGGCACCAAGGACACCTGGGTGCTGAAGGACTGATGGTGGGGGACGCATCATGCTAGGCCGCACCGCCAATGGGTTGTTCTGGATGTTCCGCTATCTTGAGCGGGCCGAGAACACCGCACGCCTGCTTGAAGCCGCGCTGCGCATGGCGCTGACCCGCGATCTGGCCACGGCCGAAGCGGAATGGCGCTCGGTGATTGCGACGCTCGGGCTGAGCAAGGCCTATGAGGCGCTGCATGAAAGCTATGACGGGATGCAGGTCTGGAACTTCGTGCTGCGCGGGCCGTCCAATCCCGGCAATGTCCGGCTGATGTTCGGGGGGGTAAGGTCAAACGCCCGGACTGCGCGCACCAACATTTCCTCAGATGTCTGGGAAGCGGTCAACGAGAACTGGATGAAGCTTGACGCGCTGCTTGCTCGCCCGGTGGGTCAGGCAGGCGTGGGCGAGGTGCTGGCCGCGATCCGCCGTGCCGGCACGCAGGTTCACGGCGCTTTCGATGGCTCGATGCTGCGAGACGAAGGCTATCATTTCAGCCGTGCAGGCACTTTCATCGAACGTTCGGATTCCACCGCGCGCATTCTCGACATGAAGTATTTCCTGCTGCTGCCTTCGCTCTCCTATGTCGGGTCGAGCCTGGATACCGGGCAGTGGGAACAGGTGCTGCGATCGGTCGCAGGGGCGCGGGTCTATTCTTGGCTCAATGCGGGGCAGATCGAGGCGCGCGGGATCGTCGAATTCGTGGTGCTGGATGATCGCTTCCCCCGCAGCCTCGCCTTCTGCCGCAATGCCTTGCGCGATTGTCTGGCCGCGCTGGCGCGGATGCACGGGGTCGAGGGGCGCGCCGTTGCCCTGATGCGAGATTCCGACACCCGCATCAGCCACCTGTGCGTCGACCAGATTTTCGAACAGGGGCTGCACGAGTTCCTCGTCGATTTCCTGTCCCGCAACGCCAGCATCAGCCAAGCCATCGCTGAGGATTACCGGTTCCACGCATGAGCAAGCTGACTCTCTCGATCCGGCACACCACCCATTATGCCTTCACGCAGCCGGTGGTTCATGCGCTCCAACGGCTGCGGTTGACGCCCAAGGAAACGCAGGGCCAGCGCATCATCGACTGGCGCATGACCTTCGACAATGCCCATGCCGAGCTGCAATATGACGACCAGCATTTCAACCACGTCACGCTGATCGGGTTGGAGCCGGGCGCGCGGGAGGTGACTGTAACCTGCGAAGGCGTGGTCGAGACCGACGACAATGCCGGGGTAATCGGCCGCCATTCGGGCCACCTGCCCTTGTGGAGCTTCCTGCGTCAGACCTCGCTGACGCGTCCGGGCGCCAAGCTGCGCGGCTTGCTGCGCGAGGTGCAAGGGCCAGCGGACAAGGCGCCGCTCGAATTTCTTCATTCGCTGTCCGATCTGATCCGGGGGCGGATCACCTACGAAGCCGGGCGCACCCATTCCGGCACCACTGCTGAAGAAGCGGTGATCCACGGCTTTGGCGTGTGTCAGGACCATGCGCATATCTTTATCGGCGCCGCCCGCGCGAACGGCATTCCGGCGCGCTATGTTAGTGGCTACCTGATGATGGACGACCGTATCCAGCAGGAAGCCACCCACGCCTGGGCCGAAGCCCATGTTGAAGGGCTGGGCTGGGTCGGCTTCGATGTATCGAACGGGATCAGCCCCGATCCGCGCTATGTCCGCGTGGCGACGGGGAGCGACTACCGCGATGCCGCGCCTGTCACCGGGATCAGCTTTGGCGGGGCGGCCGATGAAGTGCTGACCGTGGGCGTCGCGGTTGAGGCGAAACCTTCGGCCGGGCAATCCCAAAGCCAAGGCCAAAGCCAAAGCCAGAGCCAAGGCCAGTCGACGCAATAACCGAAAAGCCGGGGCGCAGGCTTTGCGCAGATGCGTCCCACGCGCTAGGGCGCGGAGCAAGAAGGCTCAGGCCAAAGGGCT from uncultured Erythrobacter sp. encodes the following:
- a CDS encoding HigA family addiction module antitoxin, with product MEPYELDATSLATAIAVDPARLQSVIDGSKRIDGELDLRLARYFRMSEGFFMGLQIDCELRTAKRALNGELERIQPRAA
- a CDS encoding type II toxin-antitoxin system RelE/ParE family toxin, yielding MIRSFACKETERIWRGCVSRKLPADIQQRALAKLALLNRVKTIDDLRNPPSNRLHPLTGDRSGQHSVSINRQWRICFVFENGEAHGVEIVDYH
- the uvrB gene encoding excinuclease ABC subunit UvrB; amino-acid sequence: MAQLVIRRGLDEPETGADFTPHRPQRPDKSMGGIPFKLVSEYEPAGDQPTAIAELTQSALAGEKTQVLLGVTGSGKTFTMAKVIETLQRPALILAPNKILAAQLYGEFKSFFPENAVEYFVSYYDYYQPEAYVPRSDTYIEKESSVNEAIDRMRHSATRALLERDDVIIVASVSCLYGIGSVETYSAMIFDIKLGETVDQRELIRKLVALQYKRNDASFTRGNFRVRGDSLEIFPSHYEDMAWRISFFGDEIEEIAEFDPLTGTKGAKLEKVRVYANSHYVTPGPTMKQAAAAIKFELEERLKELEIEGKLLERQRLEQRTHFDLEMIAATGSCAGIENYSRFLTGRLPGEPPPTLFEYLPENALLFVDESHQTVPQIGAMAKGDHRRKLTLAEYGFRLPSCIDNRPLRFNEWDAMRPQTFAVSATPGHWEMDQTGGVFAEQVIRPTGLIDPPVEIRPVEDQVQDCIVECKATAAKGYRTLVTTLTKRMAEDLTEFMHEAGVRVRYMHSDVETLERIELIRDLRLGVYDVLIGINLLREGLDIPECGLVAILDADKEGFLRSETSLIQTIGRAARNVDGRVILYADRITGSMERALAETDRRRSRQEAFNAEHGITPQTIKRNIHDIVAHSAAQDSVLVDTGDPERNNLVGHNLRSYIEDLEKRMRNAAANLEFEEAGRLRDEIRRLEADELGIPDKDKRAPIVGRSNEGKPGTRKTRYGKVRAKRVGGKP
- a CDS encoding DUF3617 domain-containing protein, encoding MKRMTIIAAASAALLVGCSGGKTDADGNGEISAKEVADKAQAEGIKPQPGLYKATITMTGIDVPGMPADMKGHGAGATTTSEDCLTAEDVDKGFEELVKKGQNGECAYESFNLNGGKLDAVMVCKTPEGEARMSMTGTTTPTSSEYNASTKMNFEGMGEGTMSFKVKHERVGDCPAK
- a CDS encoding alpha/beta fold hydrolase, with amino-acid sequence MTPQRFVPELSRIPSPLVAAATAAGAQARQAYAATAMARRVALAREACPEEFEAGKPRLMRLLGEADVLLEPLRRAKRKPAALATANPQVAMIIPGFGASPLRMRYLARQLESAGHVVKRWGQGRNWGPDPVRFDQIEARLVELHERHGRPVVLIGWSLGGLYAREIAKRQPQAVAKVVTMGSPFSGSPRANNVWRAYQFITGHSVDAPPVEAMLAVKPPVETVALWSANDGVIAPRCAAGRPGERDRAIPLRCTHMGFTYDAQVIQTLLSELETTRI
- a CDS encoding circularly permuted type 2 ATP-grasp protein produces the protein MDASSSNFDEMFDSDGRTRPAYAEYCRWYNEQPPEFLRRKNREADDSFRRTGITFNVYGEDAAEERLIPFDMVPRIITASEWRKLSRGIEQRVRALNSFLYDLYHRQEIVRAGRLPERLLRTNDAWLANMVGFTPPGGIYTHIVGIDLVRTGPDEFFVLEDNARTPSGVSYMLENRETMMGMFPDLFSRVAVESVSNYPRRLARSLAACVPPAFTGGKPTVAVLTPGIYNSAYFEHAFLADQMGAELVEGSDLRVVGGRVQMRTTRGYQPIDVLYRRVDDEYLDPLTFNPDSALGVPGIMDVYRAGGITIANAPGTGVADDKAIYSFMPEIVEFYTGEKPLLPNVQTWRCADKDALGYVLDNLAELVVKEVHGSGGYGMLIGPTSSKREIEAFRAKLVARPENYIAQPTLALSTCPIYTAKGLAPRHLDLRPFVLVSPEGIDITPGGLTRVALKKGSLVVNSSQGGGTKDTWVLKD
- a CDS encoding alpha-E domain-containing protein — encoded protein: MLGRTANGLFWMFRYLERAENTARLLEAALRMALTRDLATAEAEWRSVIATLGLSKAYEALHESYDGMQVWNFVLRGPSNPGNVRLMFGGVRSNARTARTNISSDVWEAVNENWMKLDALLARPVGQAGVGEVLAAIRRAGTQVHGAFDGSMLRDEGYHFSRAGTFIERSDSTARILDMKYFLLLPSLSYVGSSLDTGQWEQVLRSVAGARVYSWLNAGQIEARGIVEFVVLDDRFPRSLAFCRNALRDCLAALARMHGVEGRAVALMRDSDTRISHLCVDQIFEQGLHEFLVDFLSRNASISQAIAEDYRFHA
- a CDS encoding transglutaminase family protein, which codes for MTLSIRHTTHYAFTQPVVHALQRLRLTPKETQGQRIIDWRMTFDNAHAELQYDDQHFNHVTLIGLEPGAREVTVTCEGVVETDDNAGVIGRHSGHLPLWSFLRQTSLTRPGAKLRGLLREVQGPADKAPLEFLHSLSDLIRGRITYEAGRTHSGTTAEEAVIHGFGVCQDHAHIFIGAARANGIPARYVSGYLMMDDRIQQEATHAWAEAHVEGLGWVGFDVSNGISPDPRYVRVATGSDYRDAAPVTGISFGGAADEVLTVGVAVEAKPSAGQSQSQGQSQSQSQGQSTQ